Proteins encoded by one window of Azospirillum thiophilum:
- a CDS encoding 3-dehydroquinate synthase, whose translation MPIPTTHPADATTRTDGLPDTIRIHRQRFTVAFDYAVVFTRDAFDPANGALAAAMGAAMGAATEAAIQDGTPRPRCVAFVDLGVLSGHPGLPAAISAHFAGRGDLPMLVREPVVLPGGEAVKNDPALIGQMHDVILGAGIDRHSYVVAVGGGAFLDAVGLAASTAHRGVRLVRVPTTVLAQNDSGVGVKSAINRNGAKNQIGTFAPPWAVVNDSAFLDTLPPRDRLAGMAEAVKVALIRDGAFFEWLERSADALALFEIPAVEHLIRRCAELHMRQIAEGGDPFEQGSARPLDFGHWSAHKLETITRNLLRHGEAVAIGIALDTRYSVLAGLLPEGEDLRVAVLLEHLGFRLWHPALARRREDGRPLVLAGLEEFREHLGGRLTITLLAGIGRGVEVNAMDPALVERAIGWLALREQS comes from the coding sequence ATGCCCATTCCGACCACGCACCCGGCGGACGCCACCACCCGGACCGACGGCTTGCCCGACACCATCCGGATCCACCGCCAGCGCTTCACCGTCGCCTTCGACTATGCCGTCGTCTTCACCCGCGACGCCTTCGATCCGGCGAACGGCGCGCTTGCGGCGGCAATGGGGGCGGCAATGGGGGCCGCAACGGAGGCCGCCATCCAGGACGGCACGCCGCGGCCGCGCTGCGTCGCCTTCGTCGATCTCGGGGTGCTGTCCGGCCATCCCGGCCTGCCCGCCGCGATCTCCGCCCATTTCGCCGGGCGCGGCGACCTGCCCATGCTGGTGCGCGAGCCGGTCGTACTGCCGGGGGGCGAGGCGGTGAAGAACGATCCGGCGCTGATCGGGCAGATGCATGACGTCATCCTCGGCGCCGGCATCGACCGCCATTCCTATGTGGTCGCGGTCGGCGGCGGCGCCTTCCTCGACGCGGTCGGGCTCGCCGCCTCGACCGCGCATCGCGGGGTGCGGCTGGTGCGGGTGCCGACGACGGTGCTGGCGCAGAACGATTCGGGCGTCGGGGTGAAGAGCGCGATCAACCGCAACGGCGCCAAGAACCAGATCGGCACCTTCGCCCCGCCCTGGGCGGTGGTCAACGATTCGGCCTTCCTCGACACGCTGCCGCCGCGCGACCGGCTGGCCGGCATGGCCGAGGCGGTCAAGGTGGCGCTGATCCGCGACGGTGCCTTCTTCGAATGGCTGGAGCGCTCGGCCGACGCGCTCGCCCTGTTCGAGATCCCGGCGGTCGAGCACCTGATCCGCCGCTGCGCCGAGCTGCACATGCGCCAGATCGCCGAAGGCGGCGACCCGTTCGAGCAGGGCAGCGCCCGCCCGCTCGATTTCGGCCACTGGTCGGCCCACAAGCTCGAGACCATCACCCGCAACCTTCTGCGCCACGGCGAGGCGGTGGCGATCGGCATCGCGCTCGACACCCGCTATTCGGTGCTGGCCGGCCTGCTGCCGGAGGGTGAGGATCTGCGCGTCGCGGTGCTGCTGGAGCATCTGGGCTTCCGCCTGTGGCATCCGGCCCTGGCGCGGCGCCGCGAAGACGGCCGGCCGCTGGTGCTGGCCGGGCTGGAGGAGTTCCGCGAGCATCTCGGCGGCCGGCTGACCATCACCCTGCTGGCCGGCATCGGCCGCGGCGTCGAGGTGAACGCGATGGACCCGGCGCTGGTCGAGCGGGCCATCGGCTGGCTCGCCCTGCGGGAGCAAAGCTGA
- the livM gene encoding high-affinity branched-chain amino acid ABC transporter permease LivM: MTSPSNTLSPSKAGAPARGVDWAATIKDAALAAFVALLLTVPLVGLRTVDRPTGLGIEARPEEVVASLLLVFLGRLGLGLIRQGMALPVLVLAVLCAGIGLVLPMPTQVLRLVLVLGGGVIALRAAMTVATGRSKLSQADRDRRMDRVAARVQHASRYIGPVAVAIAVVLPMTPLADRMLLDIGILLLTYIMLGWGLNIVVGLAGLLDLGYVAFYAVGAYSYALLAHYFGLSFWLCLPLAGVLAAFSGVLLGFPVLRLRGDYFAIVTLGFGEIIRIILVNWYQFTGGPNGISGIPRPSFFGIAEFSRTPADGMAAFHEMFGLEFSPLHRIVFLYYLILALALVVNVFTLRVRKLPLGRAWEALREDDIACASLGINRTNMKLAAFAIAAMFGGFAGSFFATRQGFISPESFTFIESAIILAIVVLGGMGSQIGVVVATLLVIGLPEAFRELADYRMLAFGAGMVVIMLWRPRGLLAHRDPTILLHGGKTPAATGAAK; the protein is encoded by the coding sequence ATGACCTCCCCCTCCAACACCCTCTCGCCGTCCAAGGCCGGGGCGCCGGCCCGCGGCGTCGACTGGGCCGCCACCATCAAGGACGCCGCGCTCGCCGCCTTCGTCGCACTTCTGCTCACCGTGCCGCTGGTGGGCCTGCGCACCGTCGACCGCCCCACCGGGCTGGGCATCGAGGCCCGGCCGGAGGAGGTCGTCGCCTCGCTGCTCCTGGTCTTCCTCGGCCGGCTCGGGCTCGGGCTGATCCGCCAGGGCATGGCGCTGCCGGTGCTGGTCCTGGCGGTCCTTTGCGCCGGCATCGGGCTGGTGCTGCCGATGCCGACCCAGGTGCTGCGGCTGGTGCTGGTGCTGGGCGGCGGCGTGATCGCGCTGCGTGCCGCCATGACGGTGGCCACCGGCCGATCCAAGCTGTCCCAGGCCGACCGCGACCGCCGCATGGACCGCGTCGCCGCCCGCGTCCAGCATGCCAGCCGCTACATCGGCCCGGTCGCCGTCGCCATCGCCGTCGTGCTGCCGATGACGCCGCTGGCCGACCGCATGCTGCTGGACATCGGCATCCTGCTGCTGACCTACATCATGCTGGGCTGGGGCCTGAACATCGTGGTGGGCCTGGCCGGCCTGCTCGACCTCGGCTATGTCGCCTTCTACGCCGTCGGCGCCTATTCCTACGCCCTGCTCGCCCATTATTTCGGGCTCAGCTTCTGGCTCTGCCTGCCGCTGGCGGGCGTGCTGGCCGCATTCTCGGGTGTGCTGCTGGGCTTCCCCGTCCTGCGGCTGCGCGGCGATTACTTCGCCATCGTCACGCTGGGCTTCGGCGAGATCATCCGCATCATCCTGGTCAACTGGTACCAGTTCACCGGCGGCCCCAACGGCATCTCCGGCATCCCGCGGCCGAGCTTCTTCGGCATCGCCGAGTTCTCGCGCACGCCCGCCGACGGCATGGCCGCCTTCCACGAGATGTTCGGGCTGGAATTCTCGCCGCTGCACCGCATCGTCTTCCTCTATTACCTGATCCTGGCCCTGGCGCTGGTGGTCAACGTCTTCACGCTGCGGGTGCGCAAGCTGCCGCTGGGCCGGGCGTGGGAGGCGCTGCGCGAGGACGACATCGCCTGCGCGTCGCTCGGCATCAACCGCACCAACATGAAGCTGGCGGCCTTCGCCATCGCCGCGATGTTCGGCGGCTTCGCCGGCTCCTTCTTCGCCACCCGCCAGGGCTTCATCAGCCCGGAGAGCTTCACCTTCATCGAGTCGGCGATCATCCTGGCCATCGTCGTGCTGGGCGGCATGGGCAGCCAGATCGGCGTCGTGGTGGCGACGCTGCTGGTGATCGGTTTGCCCGAGGCGTTCCGCGAGCTGGCCGACTACCGCATGCTGGCGTTCGGCGCCGGCATGGTGGTGATCATGCTGTGGCGTCCGCGCGGCCTGCTGGCCCACCGCGACCCGACCATCCTCCTGCATGGCGGCAAGACGCCCGCCGCGACGGGAGCCGCGAAATGA
- a CDS encoding ABC transporter ATP-binding protein codes for MSAAMTEKPLLTAPLLTVEHLTMRFGGLVANNDVSFEARAGEITALIGPNGAGKTTLFNCVTGFYTPTVGRLCLRHPEGREFLLERMPGYRIAQLAGVARTFQNIRLFGGMSVLENLIVAQHNKLMRASSFAIGGLLGLPSYRRAEHEAVELAKYWLERVRLTEFADWEAGNLPYGAQRRLEIARAMCTEPVLLCLDEPAAGLNPRESGELAEILTFIRDVRTPQGHRTGVLLIEHDMSVVMRISDHVVVLDYGRKISDGDPEHVKNDPAVIRAYLGEDEDEALPPEVAADLHLPPTAGQTSAQKGA; via the coding sequence ATGAGCGCCGCGATGACTGAAAAGCCCCTGTTGACGGCCCCCCTGCTGACGGTCGAGCACCTGACCATGCGCTTCGGCGGCCTGGTGGCGAACAACGACGTGTCGTTCGAGGCGCGGGCGGGCGAGATCACCGCGCTGATCGGCCCGAACGGCGCCGGCAAGACGACGCTGTTCAACTGCGTCACCGGCTTCTACACGCCGACCGTGGGGCGGCTGTGCCTGCGCCACCCGGAAGGCAGGGAGTTCCTGCTGGAGCGGATGCCGGGCTACCGCATCGCCCAACTGGCGGGGGTGGCGCGCACCTTCCAGAACATCCGGCTGTTCGGCGGGATGAGCGTGCTGGAGAACCTGATCGTCGCCCAGCACAACAAGCTGATGCGGGCGTCGAGCTTCGCCATCGGCGGGCTGCTCGGGCTGCCGTCCTACCGCCGGGCCGAGCATGAGGCGGTGGAGCTGGCGAAATACTGGCTGGAGCGGGTGCGGCTGACCGAGTTCGCCGACTGGGAGGCCGGCAACCTGCCCTATGGCGCCCAGCGGCGTCTGGAGATCGCGCGCGCCATGTGCACCGAGCCGGTGCTCTTGTGCCTGGACGAGCCGGCGGCCGGGCTGAACCCGCGCGAGTCGGGGGAGCTGGCCGAGATCCTGACCTTCATCCGCGACGTCCGCACGCCGCAGGGGCACCGGACCGGCGTTCTGCTGATCGAGCATGACATGAGCGTGGTGATGCGGATTTCCGACCATGTTGTGGTTCTGGATTATGGCCGGAAGATTTCCGACGGCGATCCGGAGCATGTGAAGAACGACCCTGCGGTGATCCGCGCCTATCTGGGCGAGGACGAGGACGAGGCGTTGCCGCCGGAGGTGGCGGCCGACCTGCACCTGCCGCCCACCGCGGGCCAGACCAGCGCGCAGAAGGGAGCCTGA
- a CDS encoding MBL fold metallo-hydrolase: MPSTPDDETDYLPCATPDPGRWQEVAPGVLWIRLSLPFQLDHINVWALDGGAAGWTLVDCGLGDPRTRAAWELLLRDALGGRPVERVVVTHFHPDHIGAAGWLVERTGASFAASLTEWLFARTLSAGSDAATDAAVERFYRRSGLEPEALAAVLGRKGAYGRGVPSVPATLTRLRVGDRLPVGDRLWTVIGGSGHTAEPVSLHRQADAAGPGLLISGDQILPRISPNISAWPTEPEADPLADYLASLAGWSALPAETLVLPSHGRPFRGLHARAGELARHHAERLAEIEALCATPQTAAAVTRALFPRPLDTHQTVFALGEAVAHLNHLIAKGRLERRAAGPGVDLYRRVDDTAAVTAR, encoded by the coding sequence ATGCCTTCTACCCCGGACGATGAGACCGACTACCTCCCTTGCGCCACCCCGGATCCCGGCCGCTGGCAGGAGGTGGCGCCCGGCGTGCTGTGGATCCGGCTGTCGCTGCCCTTCCAGCTCGACCACATCAATGTGTGGGCGCTCGACGGCGGCGCGGCCGGCTGGACGCTGGTCGATTGCGGGCTGGGCGATCCGCGCACGCGCGCCGCTTGGGAGCTCCTGTTGCGCGATGCGCTGGGCGGGCGTCCGGTGGAACGGGTCGTCGTCACCCATTTCCACCCCGACCATATCGGCGCAGCCGGCTGGCTGGTGGAGCGGACCGGGGCGTCCTTCGCCGCCTCGCTGACCGAATGGCTGTTCGCCCGGACGCTGTCGGCGGGCAGCGACGCGGCCACCGACGCGGCGGTCGAGCGCTTCTACCGCCGCAGCGGGCTGGAGCCGGAGGCGCTGGCCGCCGTGCTCGGCCGCAAGGGAGCCTATGGCCGTGGCGTGCCGAGCGTCCCGGCAACGCTCACCCGGCTGCGGGTCGGCGACCGGCTGCCGGTGGGGGACCGGCTGTGGACGGTGATTGGCGGCAGCGGCCACACGGCAGAGCCGGTCAGCCTCCACCGCCAAGCCGACGCGGCCGGCCCCGGCCTGCTGATTTCCGGCGATCAGATCCTGCCGCGCATCAGCCCCAACATCAGCGCCTGGCCGACCGAGCCGGAGGCCGACCCGCTCGCCGACTATCTCGCCAGCCTTGCCGGCTGGTCCGCCCTGCCGGCGGAGACGCTGGTGCTGCCCTCCCATGGCCGGCCCTTCCGCGGCCTGCATGCCCGCGCAGGGGAACTGGCCCGCCACCATGCGGAGCGGCTGGCCGAGATCGAGGCGCTGTGCGCCACGCCGCAGACCGCGGCGGCAGTGACGCGGGCACTGTTCCCGAGGCCGCTCGACACCCACCAGACGGTCTTCGCCCTGGGCGAAGCGGTGGCGCACCTCAACCATCTGATCGCCAAGGGGCGGCTGGAACGGCGGGCCGCCGGGCCGGGCGTCGACCTCTACCGCCGGGTCGACGACACGGCGGCCGTCACTGCTCGGTAA
- a CDS encoding OmpA family protein — MTMRGILLGTALAVAVPSLALSSAASAAPEGFYVGAGAGVNWTEDADLSSYPAPGLGLKEEFKIGGIGDLSIGYASAMGLRAELEAAWRWRNGVDGTSSATPALNGLGGKTSSVAFMGNLLYDFNLGLPITPYIGVGAGVAGVKQTLNGASDRDWVFAYQGIVGASYDVTDTVALTLDYRYFATVDPEFELGPVTSKGEYRNHTILAGLRYSFGGPARVTPVAAPVPAAPPAAAQPQSEYQVFFDWDKATITPTSDRIIGDAADAAGRVRAVRIQVIGHTDTSGSPSYNQRLSMRRAEAVRQALVARGTPAGMISIDGVGESQLMVPTGPNVREPSNRRAQILIRVS, encoded by the coding sequence ATGACGATGCGTGGGATTCTGCTGGGCACGGCGCTGGCCGTCGCCGTTCCCTCCCTGGCCCTTTCGAGCGCGGCGTCCGCCGCCCCGGAAGGCTTCTATGTCGGCGCGGGTGCCGGCGTGAACTGGACCGAGGATGCCGACCTCAGCAGCTATCCGGCGCCGGGGCTGGGCCTGAAGGAGGAGTTCAAGATCGGCGGCATCGGCGACCTGTCGATCGGCTACGCCTCCGCGATGGGCCTGCGGGCCGAACTGGAGGCCGCCTGGCGCTGGCGCAACGGCGTCGACGGCACCAGCAGCGCCACGCCGGCGCTGAACGGGCTGGGCGGCAAGACGAGCTCGGTCGCCTTCATGGGCAACCTGCTGTACGACTTCAATCTCGGGCTGCCGATCACGCCCTATATCGGCGTCGGCGCGGGCGTGGCGGGGGTGAAGCAGACGCTGAACGGCGCGAGCGACCGCGACTGGGTCTTCGCCTATCAGGGGATCGTCGGCGCATCCTACGACGTCACCGACACTGTCGCGCTGACGCTCGACTATCGCTATTTCGCCACCGTCGATCCGGAGTTCGAGCTGGGTCCGGTGACGTCGAAGGGCGAGTACCGCAACCACACCATCCTGGCCGGTCTGCGCTACAGCTTCGGCGGGCCTGCGCGCGTCACGCCGGTCGCCGCCCCGGTTCCTGCCGCCCCGCCGGCCGCGGCCCAGCCGCAGAGCGAGTATCAGGTGTTCTTCGACTGGGACAAGGCGACGATCACGCCGACCTCCGACAGGATCATCGGCGATGCGGCCGACGCCGCCGGGCGGGTCCGAGCCGTCCGCATCCAGGTGATCGGCCATACCGACACTTCCGGTTCGCCGTCCTACAACCAGCGCCTGTCGATGCGTCGGGCCGAGGCGGTGCGCCAGGCGCTGGTCGCGCGCGGCACGCCGGCCGGGATGATCTCGATCGACGGGGTGGGCGAGAGCCAGCTGATGGTCCCGACCGGCCCGAACGTGCGCGAGCCGTCGAACCGCCGCGCCCAAATCCTGATCAGGGTCTCCTGA
- a CDS encoding response regulator, producing the protein MQVLIADDHSIVRSGLTHLVGELDEQATVVAATSFGQLNAILDEGTAFDLIVMDLRMPGLGGLDDVEALVRRVAPVPVAIFSMIDSPDEMRAVLSRGVRAFIPKSTDDVLVVNILRLVMAGGSYVPPVLGMPGAPAAAGTAARNGVPGLFDGLTRRQLEVLDLLAQGLSNQEIGERLGLNLSTVKTHVTGVLKALGVGSRTQAVLLVKESGRDRLA; encoded by the coding sequence ATGCAGGTTCTGATCGCCGACGATCATTCCATCGTCCGCAGCGGCTTGACCCATCTGGTGGGTGAACTGGACGAGCAGGCCACGGTGGTGGCGGCCACCAGCTTCGGTCAATTGAACGCCATTCTCGATGAGGGGACCGCGTTCGACCTGATCGTCATGGATCTGCGGATGCCCGGGCTCGGCGGGCTGGACGATGTCGAGGCGCTGGTCAGGCGCGTGGCGCCGGTGCCGGTCGCCATCTTCTCGATGATCGACTCGCCGGACGAGATGCGCGCGGTGCTGTCGCGCGGCGTGCGCGCCTTCATCCCGAAATCGACCGACGACGTGCTGGTGGTGAACATCCTGCGGCTGGTGATGGCTGGCGGATCCTATGTGCCGCCGGTGCTGGGAATGCCGGGGGCACCGGCCGCGGCCGGTACGGCGGCGCGCAACGGCGTGCCCGGCCTGTTCGACGGGCTGACCCGCCGTCAGCTGGAGGTGCTGGACCTGCTGGCCCAGGGCCTGTCGAACCAGGAGATCGGCGAGCGGCTGGGGCTGAACCTGTCCACGGTGAAGACCCATGTCACTGGCGTGCTGAAGGCGCTGGGCGTCGGCAGCCGTACCCAGGCGGTCCTGCTGGTCAAGGAATCGGGGCGCGACCGGCTGGCGTGA
- a CDS encoding DUF6867 family protein: METILGSSVPVFVFLTVLVFGGCGVLTGQTLAEGWKPVSSVLAYSLLLGAGDRFLAWGLFGEQLLAPWGFIVHTLVIGLITLTAHRIAIARRMVNQYPWLYEPAGPFAWRERTGAESGN, from the coding sequence ATGGAGACGATCCTGGGGTCATCGGTTCCGGTGTTCGTGTTCCTGACGGTGCTGGTGTTCGGCGGCTGCGGGGTGCTGACCGGCCAGACGCTGGCGGAGGGCTGGAAGCCGGTGTCGAGCGTGCTTGCCTATTCGCTGCTGCTGGGGGCGGGCGACCGTTTCCTGGCCTGGGGCCTGTTCGGCGAGCAGCTGCTGGCACCATGGGGCTTCATCGTCCATACGCTGGTGATCGGGCTGATCACGCTGACCGCACACCGCATCGCCATCGCCCGGCGCATGGTCAACCAGTATCCATGGTTGTATGAGCCCGCCGGGCCCTTCGCCTGGAGGGAGCGCACGGGCGCGGAGTCCGGAAACTGA
- a CDS encoding UbiA family prenyltransferase gives MGASTAWLIRPRAALVLGRVSNLPTVVSDALAGLTLAGVGMSGGPLLAPLLEASLALALFYVGGMYLNDAFDAAIDAQERPNRPIPRGDASRIAVFVAGFLLLALGLALAARSGAAGALNGAALAAAILIYDVVHKRTALAPAIMGACRFFAYSTAAAIAGASAGPALVLGAAGLFAHVVGLTYAARQEAYDRLDRAWPLAVLALPLLGTLAATLWLRGGDLAGLLLWLALLGAMAVALFRLFRRSPGDVPKAVGLLIAAIALYDAVLVAAAGGAGWAVLLAALCFPATLALQRVVPGT, from the coding sequence ATGGGTGCTTCAACGGCTTGGCTGATCCGGCCGCGGGCGGCGCTGGTGCTGGGGCGGGTGTCCAACCTGCCGACGGTGGTCAGCGACGCGCTGGCCGGGCTGACGCTGGCGGGGGTCGGCATGTCGGGCGGGCCGCTGCTGGCGCCGCTGCTGGAAGCCTCCCTGGCTCTGGCGCTGTTCTATGTCGGCGGCATGTATCTGAACGACGCCTTCGACGCCGCCATCGATGCGCAGGAGCGGCCCAACCGGCCGATCCCGCGCGGCGACGCGTCCCGCATCGCCGTGTTCGTCGCCGGCTTCCTGCTGCTGGCGCTCGGGCTGGCGCTGGCGGCGCGCAGCGGGGCGGCCGGTGCGCTGAACGGGGCGGCGCTGGCGGCGGCGATCCTGATCTACGATGTGGTGCACAAGCGGACGGCGCTGGCCCCGGCGATCATGGGGGCCTGCCGCTTCTTCGCCTATTCCACCGCCGCCGCCATCGCCGGTGCATCGGCCGGGCCGGCGCTGGTGCTGGGGGCCGCCGGGCTGTTCGCCCATGTCGTCGGCCTGACCTATGCCGCCAGGCAGGAGGCCTACGACCGTCTGGACCGCGCCTGGCCGCTGGCGGTGCTCGCCCTGCCGCTGCTCGGCACGCTGGCCGCCACCTTGTGGCTGCGCGGCGGCGACCTTGCCGGGCTGCTGCTGTGGCTGGCGCTGCTGGGCGCCATGGCGGTTGCGCTGTTCCGCCTGTTCCGCCGCTCGCCGGGCGACGTGCCGAAGGCGGTGGGGCTGCTGATCGCCGCCATCGCGCTCTATGACGCGGTGCTGGTCGCCGCGGCCGGCGGTGCCGGCTGGGCGGTGCTGCTGGCCGCCCTGTGCTTCCCGGCGACGCTCGCCCTGCAACGGGTGGTGCCGGGAACCTGA
- a CDS encoding ABC transporter ATP-binding protein encodes MLKVSGVHTFYGAIEALKGIDIEIGAGEIVSLIGANGAGKSTLLMTICGSPRARQGRVFFEGEDITDLPTHEIVRRGIAQSPEGRRIFPRMTVLENLQMGSIVAQPGSFERELERVLTLFPRLKERINQRAGTMSGGEQQMLAIGRALMSQPRLLLLDEPSLGLAPLIVKQIFQVIKEINREQKMTVFMVEQNAFHALKLAHRAYVMVTGKITMTGTGAQLLADPEVRAAYLEGGH; translated from the coding sequence ATGCTGAAGGTATCGGGCGTGCACACCTTCTACGGCGCGATCGAGGCGCTGAAGGGGATCGACATCGAGATCGGCGCCGGCGAGATCGTGTCGCTGATCGGGGCCAACGGGGCCGGCAAGTCGACGCTGCTGATGACGATCTGCGGCAGCCCGCGGGCACGCCAGGGCCGGGTGTTCTTCGAGGGCGAGGACATCACCGACCTGCCCACCCACGAGATCGTGCGGCGCGGCATCGCGCAAAGCCCGGAGGGGCGGCGCATCTTCCCGCGGATGACGGTGCTGGAGAATCTGCAGATGGGCTCGATCGTGGCCCAGCCCGGCAGTTTCGAGCGCGAGCTTGAGCGGGTTCTGACGCTGTTCCCGCGTCTGAAGGAGCGGATCAACCAGCGGGCCGGCACGATGTCGGGCGGCGAGCAGCAGATGCTGGCGATCGGGCGGGCGCTGATGAGCCAGCCGCGGCTTCTGCTGCTGGACGAGCCGAGCCTGGGTCTGGCGCCGCTGATCGTGAAGCAGATCTTCCAGGTGATCAAGGAGATCAACCGGGAGCAGAAGATGACGGTGTTCATGGTGGAGCAGAACGCGTTCCACGCGCTGAAGCTGGCGCACCGGGCCTATGTGATGGTGACGGGGAAGATCACGATGACGGGGACGGGGGCGCAGCTTCTGGCCGACCCGGAGGTGCGCGCCGCCTATCTGGAAGGGGGGCATTGA
- a CDS encoding branched-chain amino acid ABC transporter substrate-binding protein: MKFKLSLLAAIAATALSATAAKADIAVATAGPITGQYATFGEQMKKGMEQAVADINAAGGVLGQKLKLEVGDDACDPKQAVAVANQLAKAGVKFVAGHFCSGSSIPASQVYAEEGMLQISPASTNPKLTEQGLKNVFRVCGRDDQQGMIAGKYLLEKYKGKNVAILHDKSAYGKGLADETQKALNAGGQKEAIYEAYTAGEKDYSALVSKLKQANVDAVYVGGYHTEAGLLARQMKDQGLKAPIVSGDALVTNEYWAITGDAGEDTMMTFGPDPREKADAKAVVEKFRKAGYEPEGYTLYTYAALQIWAEAVKQAKSTDAAKVSEVLRKGSYETVIGKIGFDAKGDVTSPAYVWYKWHNGQYAEVK, from the coding sequence ATGAAATTCAAACTGTCCCTTCTCGCCGCCATCGCGGCGACCGCGCTCTCCGCCACGGCCGCCAAGGCCGACATCGCGGTGGCCACCGCCGGCCCGATCACCGGCCAGTACGCCACCTTCGGCGAGCAGATGAAGAAGGGCATGGAGCAGGCTGTCGCGGACATCAATGCCGCCGGCGGTGTCCTGGGCCAGAAGCTGAAGCTGGAAGTCGGCGACGACGCCTGCGATCCCAAGCAGGCCGTCGCCGTCGCCAACCAGCTGGCCAAGGCCGGTGTGAAGTTCGTGGCCGGCCACTTCTGCTCGGGCTCGTCGATTCCGGCGAGCCAGGTCTATGCCGAGGAAGGCATGCTGCAGATCTCCCCGGCCTCGACCAACCCGAAGCTGACCGAGCAGGGCCTGAAGAACGTCTTCCGCGTCTGCGGCCGTGACGACCAGCAGGGCATGATCGCCGGCAAGTATCTGCTGGAGAAGTACAAGGGCAAGAACGTCGCCATCCTGCACGACAAGTCGGCCTACGGTAAGGGTCTGGCCGACGAGACGCAGAAGGCGCTGAATGCCGGCGGCCAGAAGGAAGCCATCTACGAAGCCTATACGGCCGGTGAGAAGGACTATTCCGCCCTGGTGTCGAAGCTGAAGCAAGCGAACGTCGACGCCGTCTATGTCGGTGGCTACCACACCGAGGCCGGCCTGCTGGCCCGCCAGATGAAGGACCAGGGCCTGAAGGCCCCCATCGTGTCGGGTGACGCGCTGGTGACCAACGAGTACTGGGCCATCACCGGCGATGCCGGCGAGGACACCATGATGACCTTCGGCCCGGATCCGCGCGAGAAGGCCGACGCCAAGGCCGTGGTGGAGAAGTTCCGCAAGGCCGGCTACGAGCCGGAAGGCTACACCCTGTACACCTACGCCGCGCTCCAGATCTGGGCCGAGGCGGTGAAGCAGGCGAAGTCGACGGACGCCGCCAAGGTCTCCGAGGTTCTGCGCAAGGGCAGCTACGAGACCGTCATCGGCAAGATCGGTTTCGACGCCAAGGGCGACGTCACCAGCCCGGCCTATGTCTGGTACAAGTGGCACAACGGCCAGTATGCCGAAGTGAAGTAA
- the eboE gene encoding metabolite traffic protein EboE: protein MRLPDGRGTLGYCLNVHPTQTLAEVRAALLGPVRTIARRLCPAEPFAVGLRLSAEAAARPDAATELAAIFAGEGFAAYTMNGFPYGPFHGVPVKEAVYEPDWTTPDRLAYTLDLARIMATLVPPKKTATISTVPGGFAPRTRGREAAVADGLLRAAAGLVRLERETGRRVALALEPEPFCLLETTADAVAFFGGHLFTPAAAGRLAELTGLDPDDAAAALPRHLGLCLDACHMAVMFEEPEATLSALDTAGIPIHKMQISAALRIARLDADARRRAAAFHDGVYLHQTMARRADGTVLRALDLPQALERGTAADGEEWRIHVHVPLFAEPAPPLASTADSLERLLLLHRNRPFTSHLEVETYTWSVLPPELGGIDVTAGIEKELRWVLQRLG from the coding sequence ATGCGGTTGCCGGACGGCCGCGGGACGCTCGGCTACTGCCTGAACGTCCACCCGACCCAGACGCTGGCGGAGGTGCGCGCCGCCCTGCTGGGGCCGGTGCGGACCATCGCGCGCCGGCTTTGCCCGGCGGAGCCCTTCGCGGTCGGGCTGCGCCTGTCGGCGGAGGCGGCGGCCCGGCCGGACGCCGCGACGGAGCTGGCGGCGATCTTCGCCGGCGAGGGCTTCGCCGCCTACACCATGAACGGCTTCCCCTATGGACCCTTCCACGGCGTGCCGGTGAAGGAGGCGGTCTATGAACCGGACTGGACCACGCCGGACCGGCTGGCCTACACGTTGGACCTCGCCCGCATCATGGCGACGCTGGTGCCGCCGAAGAAGACTGCGACCATCAGCACCGTGCCCGGCGGCTTCGCGCCGCGGACGCGCGGCCGGGAAGCCGCGGTGGCCGACGGGCTGCTCCGTGCCGCCGCCGGGCTGGTCCGGCTGGAGCGGGAAACCGGCCGCCGCGTCGCGCTGGCGCTGGAGCCGGAGCCCTTCTGCCTGCTGGAGACCACCGCCGATGCCGTCGCCTTCTTCGGCGGCCATCTGTTCACCCCGGCGGCGGCGGGACGGCTGGCGGAGCTGACCGGGCTCGATCCGGACGACGCGGCTGCCGCCCTGCCGCGCCATCTCGGCCTCTGCCTCGACGCCTGCCACATGGCGGTGATGTTCGAGGAACCGGAGGCGACGCTTTCCGCCCTGGACACCGCCGGCATCCCGATCCACAAGATGCAGATCAGCGCCGCCCTGCGCATCGCGCGGCTGGACGCCGATGCCCGGCGGCGGGCGGCGGCCTTCCATGACGGCGTCTATCTGCACCAGACCATGGCGCGGAGGGCCGACGGTACGGTGCTGCGCGCGCTCGACCTGCCGCAGGCGCTGGAGCGCGGCACGGCGGCGGACGGCGAGGAATGGCGCATCCATGTCCATGTGCCGCTGTTTGCCGAACCGGCCCCGCCGCTGGCCTCCACCGCCGATTCGCTGGAGCGGCTGCTGTTGCTCCATCGCAACCGGCCCTTCACCTCCCATTTGGAGGTGGAGACCTACACTTGGTCGGTCCTGCCGCCGGAGCTGGGCGGCATCGACGTCACCGCGGGAATCGAGAAGGAATTGCGATGGGTGCTTCAACGGCTTGGCTGA